ACCGCCTGGTTGTTGCCGTAGAGGGTGCGGTTGGGGTTGCCCGCCTCGGTCCGCAACTGGTGCAGGGCCACGGCGATCTGGGCCTGCGTGTAGCCGCTCTTGGCCAGCCAGGCCGAGAGCAGACCCTCCTCGATGTTGCTGTTGCCGGCGCGCTCGGTCCAGTCGCCCAGGTGGCGATAGCCCAGTTCGTCGCGGAACAGGGCGATGACGCGGTCCTGGGTGGCGCGTTCGGGTTGGCCGATGTTGCTCATGTCGCGGTCCGATTGATTTCTTCTTGGAGGCCGTGCAGGATAGTCAAGATGTCAGCGAACGCGGGCCTGTCGCCAAAAATCATTTCCGCCATTGCCCGATAATCCGCCTCGACTGTGGCGCGAACTGTCCCCGAGGGCACCAACCGAAGACTGCCCGGTTTGGCCAACTCATAGCGTGCCCAACCACGAGGATAGAAGCGCTGCTTAAATGCCACCACACTGGCCAAGAGCTCGGTATCAGCCAGTGCCAGCGCCTTGACGGGCGCCCCGGCCATCTTGGCGAGGTCGTAATAGTGGCGCGAGTAGCGCGGTGGTTGCGGACTTCCCTCTGGGCGATACGCCTCATGATGCAGGATTGTCGCCTTCTCCCAGAAAGTTCGCTCCGCCTTGATCACCCGGACTGAAGACTCTCTCCGCTCGAATACTGTGGGGAACATCTCAGCGGCATAGCAGCCAATCTTTCGGTCCTCATGAGGCAGCCAGGAGGCCAGCGGCCCTATTTCCAGCCGCACCTCGGGGCGTAGATACGCGGCAGAAAA
The DNA window shown above is from Candidatus Thiodictyon syntrophicum and carries:
- a CDS encoding nucleotidyl transferase AbiEii/AbiGii toxin family protein, producing the protein MDKVARFPPDQRRDLFSETAAKMGMTPAVAEKDFWVTWILDRLFREPKLARLLMFKGGTSLSKVYRLIERFSEDIDLILDWRVLNGEDPLAVRSKSKQAKLNDAIDVAALTYIGGPFLELVAAAMDGVCTCQVDAHDPHVIAVNYPAAFSAAYLRPEVRLEIGPLASWLPHEDRKIGCYAAEMFPTVFERRESSVRVIKAERTFWEKATILHHEAYRPEGSPQPPRYSRHYYDLAKMAGAPVKALALADTELLASVVAFKQRFYPRGWARYELAKPGSLRLVPSGTVRATVEADYRAMAEMIFGDRPAFADILTILHGLQEEINRTAT